The sequence TAGACATTAAAGAAAGCGATGATTACATTGATGTGTATATCCGCTACATGGGGGCATGCGATGGGTGCATGAGCGCGACTACCGGGACTTTATTTGCCATTGAAAACGCCTTGCAGGAATTATTGGATCGCAGTATTAGGGTGTTACCGATTTGATTTGTTCTTTTTAGGGGGTGAAAGCCTTTTTTGAGCGAAGCGCTAATTAACTCAAGAATGAGGAATGATTAGTGCTTGCGGCATTATTCATTATACGCTACTTTTATGCTAACATGCTATTTTGAAGCGATTTGCGATGATGATTGAAGGAACTTGATGAAAACGACAGAAAACACAGATGAAACTCATTTAAGGGGAACTAAAAATAAACTAGGACGCAAACCAAAAGCAGACGCTAATAAAAAAACTCGCGCTGTGAGCTTGTATTTTTCTGATGAGCAATACCAAAAACTAGAGAAAATGGCTAACGAAGAAGAAGAAAGCGTGGGATCTTATATCAAACGCTATATTTTGAAGGCTTTAAGAAAAATAGAACAAAATGGTGCTTGATAACTTTTTAACTTGGTTTTAGTTTAGCTTTACGAGTTTTGCTACAGAACAAAACCAAAACCCCGTTTTTATCTAGTTTTTAGCTGTGTGATTTTAAAAAAGAGTGGTATTTTGGCTAAAAAAACTTCTTTATTTGAGTGTCAGCATTGCGGTTTTACAAGCCCTAAGTGGCTGGGCAAGTGCATTCAATGCAACGCATGGGAGAGTTTTATAGAATTGAACAAAG is a genomic window of Helicobacter pylori oki112 containing:
- a CDS encoding ribbon-helix-helix domain-containing protein yields the protein MKTTENTDETHLRGTKNKLGRKPKADANKKTRAVSLYFSDEQYQKLEKMANEEEESVGSYIKRYILKALRKIEQNGA